In Nitrospirota bacterium, a single window of DNA contains:
- a CDS encoding DUF2007 domain-containing protein, giving the protein MPMICLMEPQNMGELAMVTSLLEGSGIAYLLENEHVSSLYPGLPILNSRVMVDERDRLSADLLLSRLRLEVRDVSAQV; this is encoded by the coding sequence ATGCCGATGATCTGTCTGATGGAGCCGCAGAATATGGGTGAGCTGGCGATGGTCACGAGTTTGCTGGAGGGAAGCGGTATCGCGTACCTGCTTGAGAACGAACATGTGAGCAGCTTGTATCCGGGACTCCCCATTCTGAACTCGCGTGTCATGGTCGACGAGCGTGATCGGCTCTCTGCGGACCTGCTGTTGAGCCGGCTGCGGTTGGAAGTGCGTGACGTGTCGGCACAGGTGTAA